CTGTTTTTGACAAGGTACAACAGTCCCTTTGCACATGAAATAACTATCAGGATATTAGAATAGGAGAGATGTTCATCCCATGGTGCGGGGCCTCAAAATCAATGGTATTTGGGTTTCTAAGTCACTTTGTATGCTTTTGAAATTCTATGCTTCTCTACTGCTCTCAAAAGGCAAAAGCACCAGGGTGTTAGTACTTAACAGAACTGTATCATAACATCTTATTCCAGTTTATTCATCTTTAAAATGCCCCTGAGAGTCCTTTCTAATATCCATGTTTGTCTTTTGTGAGTCTAAGGCTTAGTTATCATACCTTTGTCTTTCTCAGACTGGAAATAGTGGCAACTAACTCCTCTCCTTTGCATTTTTTAGTCACTTTCCTACTACAACCCCTGTTTCAAGAGAGCTTATCCCCACCTGCTCTGTAAGCAGAGTGCTGGTGTAAAGAACACAGCACCAGCTGCACTCTCACTGGACCCAAATTTGAAGGAAGGCTGCCAAAGGAGAAGCCCAGACATTCAGCCTGTGGTaggagctgcttctgcagaaGAGAATGATCCCTTCATAGCACCTCCACAGAGGACACCTAAACATCTGCACTCAGCACCTCCACAACTACCACACCATAAAGCATCCATCCAGACTGGAAGCGCCTGTACCCCTGCACACACAATTTCTCTGACACTTCCAgaccctgctgcagcagcaggtagGGGGATGTCCAAGCCTCAGGCCCCATCCCTATTACCACAacactgcagccacagccctgctggtgtccAGGCTGCAGCTTCTACTCCATCTGATACTTCACCGCATCACACTCCTTTGACATCAGGGCTGGCGCTTCCCACCTTTCCATTCGGGCATCCACATTTagcagctctgcaggctctCTTGGCTAGACTGCTTCCCTTCTGGGACCCATGGTTTTCAACATGCTGGCTGCAGCCTCTGCCGCTGCAGCGCCAAGGCCACCACACTGCCAAGCTCCAGCACACCCTCACTGCCCTAATGCATCTGCCATCCAAACAAATCTTTTCCAGTTGTCTTGTCCCATCTTTACAATCTCACAGTTACTGTCTCTACATCCTGAGGCACTGCCTTCAGGGAGATGAGCTGGTTTTTCCCAGTCCAGGGAAGTCAAAGTCTCCAGGCACTGGTGGTGTGCTCAGCAAGACCCAGAAAAAGGGCAGCACGTGGCTAATCCAGTAGCTGTGCCAGTAGCAAATGGTACAGAGCAGTGCTATACTGAGCAGTCTGACCATGGAAAGATTTCTTAAATTAGGTCCTAGGATAAAAGAGCTGAGCATGTGATTCCACCTCCTATTTTAAACATCCATATGCCAGATGATAACTGCCTATTAAATTGCAACTGGGAATCAGCACACAAATGTACTTCATCTCATGCCTTGTCCCAGTTACTTTAAAATAGGTATTGCTGAGTCAGTTGCTTGGATTACAGAAATCAGAGATCTTTAATAGAATTTGACAGCTTTTCAGGTTTGCACAAAGTTCTCTAGAAGCATATCAAAGTGGGAACACTAGTTTTAGTCAGGTTCACAGGCGGAAGCAAACTTCCTACAAAAATGTACCTGGTGAAATCGTTAACATTACAGAGGTTATCTTCCCTCCAAACATCCCACAGCAAGGATCCCTCCTTGCAGTGTTGTGCTTCCAGTGTTCCCCTTAAAGTCTACTTTCCTGCTAACACAGATTCCCTTCCCCAAGATGAAGGCCTTTAACCACTGGCCATCAGTGCTTCTATTCAGCAGCAGGGTTATGAAACACCCCAGCTGGTGGAACTCACAGTTGGCCTCTTCCATTGTACTCGTCGCAGCTCATCctctgggagcaggttgggacCAATGGAGCTGATGTGAGCAGGGAAGGTGTCATCCTCAAAGAGCAGCCCTTGGCTCAGACACAAGGCTCGTAGGTTTTTGAAGTCCTGGCTATTAAACCTCTTCAGGTTCTGGAGGCTTCCTGTTGCTCCTGTGGTTTGCCGGCCCCGCTCCAGCATCAGAGTGGAGCTGGGGGCGAGCATTGTGCCCCTTTCCTGTGAAGGAGAGACATGGGGTGCCATTAGTTTCCTGATCCAAAGCAGTGTATTAGAAGCGTGTGGGAAATCAAACagcccccctcctcctgccaagAGGATTGTGGAGCAGCAG
This DNA window, taken from Pseudopipra pipra isolate bDixPip1 chromosome 3, bDixPip1.hap1, whole genome shotgun sequence, encodes the following:
- the LOC135412455 gene encoding heat shock transcription factor, Y-linked-like: TKVFIHKLSIHGFCKIEGNSPIPASPDKLQALPAADSVFDKVQQSLCKSTRVLSLSYYNPCFKRAYPHLLCKQSAGVKNTAPAALSLDPNLKEGCQRRSPDIQPVVGAASAEENDPFIAPPQRTPKHLHSAPPQLPHHKASIQTGSACTPAHTISLTLPDPAAAAGRGMSKPQAPSLLPQHCSHSPAGVQAAASTPSDTSPHHTPLTSGLALPTFPFGHPHLAALQALLARLLPFWDPWFSTCWLQPLPLQRQGHHTAKLQHTLTALMHLPSKQIFSSCLVPSLQSHSYCLYILRHCLQGDELVFPSPGKSKSPGTGGVLSKTQKKGSTWLIQ